One genomic segment of Pseudomonas chlororaphis subsp. aurantiaca includes these proteins:
- a CDS encoding CinA family protein — MNGVERIVEYLRQQRLRLTTAESCTAGGMVTLLAQVPGSGELIESGYVVYSAEAKQRLLNVSRQTIDTFNLTSCEVAGEMALGALRDSPATVAVATTGLLGPDDVDGIPAGTVCFAWAFAIAGQVALFTRKERFIDSREKVQHLGSLHGLLQLPHFHQAALNGERG; from the coding sequence ATGAACGGCGTTGAACGGATTGTCGAGTACCTGCGCCAGCAGCGCCTGCGGTTGACCACCGCCGAGTCCTGCACCGCTGGCGGCATGGTGACCCTGCTGGCCCAGGTGCCGGGCAGCGGCGAACTGATCGAGAGCGGCTACGTGGTGTATTCGGCCGAGGCCAAGCAGCGCCTGCTGAATGTCAGCCGCCAGACCATCGATACCTTCAACCTCACCAGCTGCGAGGTCGCCGGGGAAATGGCCCTGGGCGCCTTGCGCGACAGCCCGGCCACGGTGGCGGTGGCCACCACCGGGCTGCTGGGGCCGGACGATGTCGACGGCATCCCGGCGGGCACGGTGTGTTTCGCCTGGGCCTTCGCGATTGCCGGGCAAGTGGCCCTGTTCACCCGCAAGGAACGGTTTATCGATTCCCGCGAGAAGGTCCAGCACTTGGGGTCGCTGCACGGCCTGCTGCAATTGCCGCATTTTCATCAGGCCGCGCTCAACGGCGAGCGTGGCTAG
- a CDS encoding DUF421 domain-containing protein — MDSVLRAAFIYLVLLVLFKIAGRRSLAELTTFDLVLLMVIGEATQQALLGDDFSLTNAVLVIVTLIVIDVGLSLLKLRSDGFSRLVDGGPTVIVEHGRLLRGRMRHARLVEADILEAARASQGLTSLEQIKFAVIERNGKISIIAYDEGAGP; from the coding sequence ATGGATTCGGTCCTGCGCGCGGCGTTTATCTATCTGGTGCTGTTGGTGCTGTTCAAGATCGCCGGGCGCCGTTCCCTGGCCGAACTGACCACCTTCGACCTGGTGCTGCTGATGGTGATCGGCGAGGCGACCCAGCAGGCCTTGCTCGGCGATGATTTTTCCCTGACCAATGCGGTGCTGGTGATCGTCACGCTGATCGTCATCGATGTCGGCCTGTCGCTGCTCAAGCTGCGCTCCGACGGTTTCTCGCGCCTGGTCGACGGCGGACCGACGGTGATCGTCGAACATGGCCGGCTCCTGCGCGGGCGGATGCGCCATGCCCGGCTGGTGGAGGCGGACATCCTGGAAGCGGCCCGCGCCAGCCAGGGGCTGACGAGCCTGGAACAGATCAAGTTCGCGGTCATCGAGCGCAACGGGAAGATATCGATCATTGCCTATGACGAGGGCGCTGGCCCTTGA
- a CDS encoding SDR family oxidoreductase, whose product MNPYPKPPFPPQAQPVPGSQAKMRPQPDCGEQSYVGSGRLANKVALITGADSGIGRAVAIAFAREGADVAIAYLDEHEDARETARWVEQAGRQCLLLPGDLAQKSVCDSVVERTVAQFGRIDVLVNNAAYQMTHDEIEDISDSEWCKTFDINITAIFRICKAALAHMAAGSSIINTSSINSDMPRPTLLAYATTKGAIANFSAGLAQLLGKRGIRVNSVAPGPIWTPLIVSTMPEDHVSHFGEQTPLGRPGQPVEVAPIYMLLASDEASYLSGCRYGVTGGKPIL is encoded by the coding sequence ATGAACCCTTACCCCAAACCACCCTTCCCGCCTCAGGCCCAGCCGGTTCCCGGCAGCCAGGCGAAGATGCGGCCGCAGCCGGACTGCGGCGAACAGAGTTATGTCGGCTCGGGCCGGCTGGCGAACAAGGTCGCCCTGATTACCGGCGCCGACAGCGGCATCGGTCGCGCCGTGGCCATCGCCTTTGCCCGCGAGGGCGCGGATGTGGCCATCGCCTACCTGGACGAACACGAGGATGCCCGCGAGACCGCGCGCTGGGTCGAACAGGCCGGCCGCCAGTGCCTGCTGCTGCCTGGCGACCTGGCGCAGAAGTCGGTGTGCGACAGCGTGGTCGAGCGCACGGTGGCGCAGTTCGGGCGTATCGACGTGCTGGTGAACAACGCGGCCTACCAGATGACCCACGACGAAATCGAAGACATTTCCGATAGCGAATGGTGCAAGACCTTCGACATCAACATCACCGCCATCTTCCGCATCTGCAAGGCGGCCCTGGCGCACATGGCGGCCGGCAGCTCGATCATCAACACCAGCTCGATCAACTCCGACATGCCCAGGCCCACCCTGCTGGCGTACGCCACCACCAAGGGCGCGATCGCCAACTTCAGCGCCGGCCTGGCGCAGTTGCTGGGCAAGCGCGGCATCCGGGTCAACAGCGTGGCGCCGGGGCCGATCTGGACCCCGTTGATCGTCTCGACCATGCCCGAGGACCACGTCAGCCATTTCGGCGAGCAGACGCCCCTGGGTCGCCCGGGGCAACCGGTAGAAGTGGCACCGATCTATATGCTGCTGGCCTCGGATGAAGCCAGCTACCTGTCGGGTTGCCGTTACGGGGTGACGGGCGGCAAGCCGATCCTGTAG
- a CDS encoding aldehyde dehydrogenase family protein, translating into MTTVSSQTHALSTNPATGEQIAHYPYESAEVLDAALARAATAAAQWRRSSLEQRSALLLALAKALRDNGENLARSITLEMGKPMTQARGEIEKCAQLCEWYAAEGPAMLAPEPAPVPSGKARIEYRPLGPILAVMPWNFPIWQVLRGAVPALIAGNTYVLKHAPNVMGSAYLLLEAFQRAGFPQGVFEVINVTPDGVSRAIADPRIAAVTLTGSVRAGIAIGAQAGAALKKCVLELGGSDPFIVLNDADLDAAVQAAVIGRYQNTGQVCAAAKRLVVEQGVVEAFTEKFVAATRKLRVGDPLASDTYIGPMARFDLRDELDEQVQATLREGATLLLGGAKAEGPGNFYQPTVLAGVTDRMTSFKQELFGPVASIITARDAQHALELANDSEFGLASTIYTQDLALAERLTAELETGGVFINGYCASDPRVTFGGVKKSGFGRELSHFGVREFCNAQTVWLDRN; encoded by the coding sequence ATGACCACGGTTTCCAGCCAGACCCACGCCCTTTCGACCAACCCCGCCACGGGCGAGCAGATCGCTCATTACCCCTATGAATCCGCCGAGGTGCTGGACGCCGCCCTCGCCCGCGCCGCCACTGCCGCCGCCCAGTGGCGCCGCAGCAGCCTGGAACAGCGCTCGGCCCTGCTGCTCGCCCTGGCCAAGGCCCTGCGCGACAACGGCGAGAACCTGGCCCGCAGCATCACCCTGGAAATGGGCAAGCCGATGACCCAGGCCCGCGGCGAGATCGAGAAGTGCGCGCAGCTCTGCGAGTGGTACGCCGCCGAAGGCCCGGCGATGCTCGCCCCCGAGCCGGCCCCGGTGCCGAGCGGCAAGGCGCGCATCGAATACCGGCCGCTGGGCCCGATCCTCGCGGTGATGCCGTGGAACTTCCCGATCTGGCAGGTGCTGCGCGGCGCGGTGCCGGCGCTGATCGCCGGCAACACCTATGTGCTCAAGCACGCCCCGAACGTCATGGGCAGCGCCTACCTGCTGCTGGAAGCCTTCCAGCGCGCCGGTTTCCCGCAAGGGGTGTTCGAGGTGATCAACGTCACCCCGGACGGCGTCTCCCGGGCCATCGCCGACCCACGGATCGCCGCCGTGACCCTCACCGGCAGCGTGCGCGCCGGCATCGCCATCGGCGCCCAGGCCGGCGCGGCCCTGAAGAAATGCGTGCTCGAGCTGGGCGGTTCCGACCCCTTTATCGTGCTCAACGACGCCGACCTGGACGCCGCCGTGCAGGCCGCGGTCATCGGCCGCTACCAGAACACCGGGCAGGTCTGCGCCGCCGCCAAGCGCCTGGTCGTCGAACAAGGGGTGGTCGAAGCCTTTACCGAGAAGTTCGTCGCCGCCACTCGCAAGCTGCGGGTAGGCGATCCGCTGGCCAGTGACACCTACATCGGCCCGATGGCGCGCTTCGACCTACGCGACGAGCTGGACGAACAAGTGCAGGCCACCTTGCGCGAAGGCGCGACCCTGCTGCTGGGCGGCGCCAAGGCCGAGGGCCCGGGCAACTTCTATCAGCCTACGGTGCTGGCTGGCGTCACCGACCGGATGACCTCGTTCAAGCAGGAGCTGTTCGGCCCGGTGGCCTCGATCATTACTGCCCGGGATGCGCAACACGCCCTGGAACTGGCCAACGACAGCGAGTTCGGCCTGGCCTCGACCATTTATACCCAGGACCTGGCCCTGGCCGAGCGCCTGACCGCCGAGCTGGAAACCGGCGGCGTGTTCATCAACGGCTATTGCGCCAGCGATCCACGGGTGACCTTCGGCGGCGTGAAGAAAAGCGGCTTCGGCCGCGAGCTGTCGCACTTCGGCGTCCGCGAATTCTGCAACGCGCAGACGGTGTGGCTGGATCGCAACTGA
- the ptrR gene encoding putrescine utilization regulator PtrR → MDLVQLEIFKAVAEQGSISAAAQLIHRVPSNLTTRIKQLEQDLGVELFIREKSRLRLSPAGWSFLDYARRILDLVQEARLTVAGEEPQGPFSLGSLESTAAVRIPALLAAYNQKHVKVELDLSTGPSGTMIDGVLSGRLTAAFVDGPVLHPSLEGVPVFDEEMVIIAPLGHAPITRGRDVNGESIYAFRANCSYRHHFERWFSEDAAVPGKIHEMESYHGMLACVSAGAGLALMPRSMLESMPGCGTVSIWQLAQPFRFLQTWLIWRRGTVSRSLTHFVRLLEECGAVPDA, encoded by the coding sequence ATGGACCTGGTGCAGCTGGAAATCTTCAAGGCGGTGGCCGAGCAAGGCAGCATCAGTGCGGCGGCGCAACTCATCCATCGGGTGCCTTCCAACCTGACCACACGGATCAAACAGTTGGAGCAGGACCTGGGCGTGGAGCTGTTTATCCGCGAGAAAAGCCGCCTGCGCCTGTCGCCGGCCGGCTGGAGTTTCCTCGACTACGCCCGGCGGATTCTCGACCTGGTGCAGGAAGCGCGGCTGACGGTGGCCGGGGAAGAACCGCAAGGGCCGTTTTCCCTCGGCTCCCTGGAGAGCACGGCGGCGGTGCGGATTCCGGCATTGCTGGCGGCCTACAACCAGAAGCACGTCAAGGTCGAGCTGGACCTGTCCACCGGCCCCTCCGGGACCATGATCGATGGCGTGTTGTCCGGGCGCCTGACGGCGGCCTTCGTCGATGGCCCGGTGCTGCACCCGAGCCTGGAAGGGGTGCCGGTATTCGACGAGGAAATGGTCATCATCGCGCCGCTGGGGCATGCGCCCATCACCCGCGGGCGCGACGTCAACGGCGAGAGCATCTACGCCTTTCGCGCCAACTGCTCGTACCGCCATCATTTCGAGCGCTGGTTCAGCGAGGATGCCGCGGTGCCCGGCAAGATCCATGAAATGGAGTCCTACCACGGCATGCTGGCCTGCGTCAGTGCCGGCGCCGGCCTGGCGCTGATGCCCCGTAGCATGCTCGAAAGCATGCCGGGCTGCGGCACGGTGAGCATCTGGCAGTTGGCGCAGCCGTTCCGTTTCCTGCAGACCTGGCTGATCTGGCGGCGCGGCACGGTCTCGCGCAGCCTGACCCACTTCGTGCGCTTGCTGGAGGAATGCGGGGCGGTGCCGGACGCCTAG
- a CDS encoding sensor domain-containing diguanylate cyclase: protein MDANPDSSTEDVALESKRLPVLTVTIAFLMVVAVSILSIYGIQVINSKAHELAQARLISGNLALSMAQQATDTFDEANLILEELIERIDDLSPQALEKTQKLMKKRVFTTEQLHGLFFYDREGNWVLTSFDYKPPKANNSDRDYFKFHRENVTLSPRVGAAVRSKTTGDWVIPFSRRVNDTQGNFKGVVLATIKMDYFDTFFDRFNIDDKGAIFLALPQGTIIARRPFDEKLIGASLARGEIFSVHIPRAPADTVMVKSIIDGVDRLFGYRVLYKYPLVVAAANSQESILSSWRADTYKLTAMIAVVLAINLLIGILLFKQVRKGLLVEKHLKKARSVLETLVLQDGLTGLANRRHLERNLELEWRRAARQRSSISLIMLDIDHFKSFNDRYGHVAGDHCICAVSRAISQHVCRPSDLAVRYGGEEFAILLPDTEPGGAYVLAESIRLAVQELAIEHVDNPGGVVTISLGLYTCVPASSDFKSLLMQADSALYMAKRAGRNQTVPTS, encoded by the coding sequence GTGGACGCAAACCCCGACAGCAGCACCGAGGACGTTGCCCTGGAGTCGAAACGACTTCCCGTACTGACGGTCACCATCGCCTTCCTGATGGTGGTCGCGGTTTCGATTCTCAGCATCTATGGCATCCAGGTCATCAACAGCAAGGCCCATGAACTGGCGCAAGCCCGGCTGATCTCCGGCAACCTGGCCTTGTCCATGGCACAACAGGCGACCGATACCTTCGATGAAGCCAACCTGATCCTCGAAGAGCTGATCGAGCGCATCGACGACCTGTCGCCCCAGGCCCTGGAAAAAACCCAGAAGCTGATGAAAAAGCGCGTGTTCACCACCGAGCAGTTGCACGGCCTGTTCTTCTATGACCGGGAAGGCAACTGGGTGCTCACCTCGTTCGACTACAAGCCGCCAAAGGCGAACAACTCGGACCGCGACTACTTCAAGTTCCACCGCGAGAATGTAACCCTGTCCCCCAGGGTCGGAGCGGCCGTGCGCAGCAAGACCACGGGCGACTGGGTGATCCCGTTCTCGCGCCGGGTCAACGACACCCAGGGCAACTTCAAGGGCGTGGTGCTGGCGACCATCAAGATGGACTACTTCGACACCTTCTTCGATCGTTTCAACATCGACGACAAGGGCGCGATCTTTCTCGCCCTGCCCCAGGGCACGATCATCGCCAGGCGGCCGTTCGACGAGAAGCTGATCGGTGCGTCCCTGGCCCGGGGCGAAATCTTCTCCGTGCATATACCCCGTGCCCCCGCCGACACGGTGATGGTCAAGTCGATCATCGACGGCGTCGACCGCCTGTTCGGCTACCGGGTGCTGTACAAGTACCCGCTGGTGGTGGCGGCGGCCAACTCCCAGGAGTCCATTCTCAGCAGCTGGCGCGCCGACACCTACAAGCTGACCGCCATGATCGCCGTGGTGCTGGCGATCAACCTGCTGATCGGCATCCTGCTGTTCAAGCAGGTGCGCAAGGGCCTGTTGGTGGAAAAGCACTTGAAAAAAGCCCGCTCGGTGCTGGAGACCCTGGTGTTGCAGGACGGCTTGACCGGCCTGGCCAACCGCCGCCACCTGGAGCGCAACCTGGAACTGGAGTGGCGGCGGGCTGCCCGGCAGCGCTCGTCGATCAGCCTGATCATGCTCGATATCGACCACTTCAAGAGCTTCAACGACCGCTATGGCCATGTGGCGGGCGACCATTGCATCTGCGCCGTCAGCCGGGCCATCAGCCAACACGTGTGCCGGCCCTCGGACCTGGCGGTGCGCTACGGCGGCGAAGAGTTCGCGATCCTGCTGCCGGACACCGAGCCTGGCGGTGCCTACGTGCTGGCCGAGAGCATCCGCCTGGCGGTACAGGAACTGGCGATCGAGCACGTCGACAACCCCGGCGGCGTCGTGACCATCAGCCTCGGCCTCTACACCTGCGTACCCGCCTCCTCCGACTTCAAGAGCCTGTTGATGCAGGCCGACTCGGCGCTGTACATGGCCAAGCGCGCGGGACGCAACCAGACCGTGCCGACGTCCTAG
- a CDS encoding DUF3772 domain-containing protein, producing MRRERQNRWGMGLLALLLCIALPAFAAPAPGPQSVARNQLPLLAEGADLEQLNDRLELIRQSVSASGNDELLSDLRQAALQVQKQADSLIALRATDIERLDDQLKVLGPPLPDEAPSLTSQRQVLSAQKDTLLDEERQANLLSQSGRDLAAQIINLRRSLFNSQISTRSASPLSPAFWSTLIRPTEDDLGRLNRLSDEVWTAFQTALAPGNRGLLITTLIMAALIWVVGRRLLERLAIWSMIRWLPEGRLRRSALALTVGLATIVTINAAASLLRWGLVNSATLSADVLNLIGQWLTLLIFCSFIVGLGRAMLMLSRPSWRLPPIPDQIATALGPFPLILALALLLTAGEERINSVIASSLALTVAVNGLTALVTALIFFFALLRHRRTRRRFELERPAGIAGLLPFVVAVWVAVILLSLLSGYLSLAYFLTVKLLWISVVTTSAYLLIACFGDLCETLLSPKQPGGLALAAALGLSPRHQAQATTVLAGIGRTLLLFTAALLAFMPSGSSPGELLQGFTQLDVSGKSLGNLNIVPQDLLLAAAFLIGGMFAVRVLKRWLSERLLPETNMDAGMRASLVTLVGYIGFVLLAIVVMSTLRINLTNLTWVVSALSVGIGFGLQAIVQNFISGLILLTERPVKVGDWVSLAGVEGDIRRINVRATEIQMSDRSTVIVPNSQFISQNVRNVTMDNALGVVGITLTLPLETDVLQVRELLLQAYAEHEAILKAPATSVSFKDLTSNGLIISVSGYVGSPRSVSGARSDLLFTILGRLREVGIALSSPQNLMLISDSQDKAVGEPPAATP from the coding sequence ATGCGGCGAGAGAGACAGAACCGCTGGGGGATGGGGCTGTTGGCCCTGTTGCTGTGTATTGCGCTGCCGGCCTTCGCGGCCCCGGCGCCCGGGCCGCAGAGTGTCGCCCGCAACCAGCTGCCGCTGCTGGCCGAGGGCGCAGATCTCGAGCAGCTCAACGACCGGCTCGAACTGATCCGCCAGAGCGTGTCGGCGAGCGGTAACGACGAGTTGCTGTCGGACCTGCGCCAGGCCGCGCTGCAAGTGCAGAAGCAGGCCGACAGCCTGATCGCCCTGCGCGCCACCGACATCGAGCGCCTGGACGACCAGCTCAAGGTCCTGGGCCCGCCGCTGCCCGACGAGGCGCCCAGCCTGACCAGCCAGCGCCAGGTGCTGAGCGCGCAGAAAGACACCCTGCTCGACGAAGAACGCCAGGCCAATCTGCTCAGCCAGTCCGGCCGCGACCTTGCCGCGCAGATCATCAACCTGCGGCGCAGCCTGTTCAATTCGCAGATCAGCACCCGCTCGGCAAGCCCCCTCAGCCCGGCCTTCTGGTCCACGCTGATCCGCCCGACCGAGGATGACCTCGGGCGCCTGAACCGTCTTTCCGACGAAGTCTGGACCGCGTTCCAGACGGCGCTGGCCCCCGGCAATCGCGGGCTGCTCATCACCACGCTGATCATGGCGGCGCTGATCTGGGTGGTCGGCCGGCGCCTGCTGGAACGCCTGGCGATCTGGTCGATGATCCGCTGGCTGCCCGAGGGCCGCCTGCGCCGCAGCGCCCTGGCGCTGACGGTGGGGCTGGCGACCATCGTCACCATCAACGCCGCCGCCTCGCTGCTGCGCTGGGGGCTGGTCAACAGCGCAACGCTGAGCGCCGATGTGCTCAACCTGATCGGCCAGTGGCTAACCCTGCTGATCTTCTGCTCCTTTATCGTCGGCCTCGGCCGCGCCATGTTGATGTTGTCGCGCCCGTCCTGGCGCCTGCCGCCGATTCCCGACCAGATCGCCACGGCCCTGGGGCCGTTCCCGCTGATCCTGGCGCTGGCCCTGCTGCTCACCGCCGGCGAGGAACGGATCAACAGCGTGATCGCCAGCAGCCTGGCCCTGACCGTGGCGGTCAACGGCCTGACGGCGCTGGTTACCGCGCTGATCTTTTTCTTCGCCCTGCTGCGCCACCGCCGCACCCGCCGGCGCTTCGAGCTGGAGCGCCCTGCCGGCATCGCCGGGCTGCTGCCCTTCGTGGTGGCGGTCTGGGTGGCGGTGATCCTGCTGTCGCTGCTCAGCGGCTACCTGAGCCTGGCGTACTTCCTCACCGTCAAGCTGCTGTGGATCAGCGTGGTGACCACCAGCGCCTACCTGCTGATCGCCTGCTTTGGCGACCTCTGTGAAACCCTGTTGTCGCCCAAGCAGCCCGGCGGCCTGGCGCTGGCGGCGGCCCTGGGCCTGTCGCCGCGCCACCAGGCCCAGGCCACCACCGTGCTGGCCGGCATCGGCCGGACCCTGCTGCTGTTCACCGCGGCGCTGCTGGCCTTCATGCCGTCCGGGTCGAGCCCGGGGGAACTGCTTCAGGGCTTTACCCAGCTGGATGTCAGCGGCAAATCCCTGGGCAACCTCAACATCGTGCCCCAGGACCTGCTGCTGGCGGCGGCGTTCCTGATCGGCGGCATGTTCGCCGTGCGGGTGCTCAAGCGCTGGCTGAGCGAGCGGCTGCTGCCGGAAACCAACATGGACGCCGGCATGCGCGCCTCGCTGGTGACCCTGGTCGGCTACATCGGTTTTGTCCTGCTGGCGATCGTGGTGATGTCGACCCTGCGGATCAACCTGACCAACCTGACCTGGGTGGTCAGCGCCCTGTCGGTGGGTATCGGTTTCGGCCTGCAGGCCATCGTGCAGAACTTCATTTCCGGGCTGATCCTGCTCACCGAGCGGCCGGTGAAGGTCGGCGACTGGGTCAGCCTGGCGGGTGTCGAGGGCGATATCCGGCGGATCAACGTGCGCGCCACCGAGATCCAGATGTCCGACCGTTCCACGGTGATCGTGCCGAACTCGCAGTTCATCTCGCAGAACGTGCGCAACGTGACCATGGACAACGCCCTGGGCGTGGTCGGCATCACCCTGACCCTGCCCCTGGAAACCGATGTGCTGCAGGTGCGCGAGCTGTTGCTGCAGGCCTATGCCGAACATGAGGCGATCCTCAAGGCGCCGGCGACCTCGGTGTCGTTCAAGGACCTGACCAGCAACGGCCTGATCATCAGCGTCAGCGGCTACGTCGGCAGCCCGCGCTCGGTGTCCGGCGCCCGCAGCGACCTGCTGTTCACCATCCTCGGGCGCCTGCGCGAAGTGGGCATCGCCCTGTCGTCGCCGCAGAACCTGATGCTGATCAGCGACAGCCAGGACAAGGCGGTGGGCGAACCACCGGCCGCGACCCCTTGA
- a CDS encoding tryptophan halogenase family protein, with protein sequence MNKPIKNIVIVGGGTAGWMAASYLVRALQQQANITLIESAAIPRIGVGEATIPSLQKVFFDFLGIPEREWMPQVNGAFKAAIKFVNWRKSPDHSRDDHFYHLFGNVPNCDGVPLTHYWLRKREQGFRLPMEYACYPQPGALDGKLAPCLADGTRQMSHAWHFDAHLVADFLKRWAVERGVNRVVDEVVEVRLNDRGYISSLFTKEGRTLEADLFIDCSGMRGLLINQALKEPFIDMSDYLLCDSAVASAVPNDDAREGVEPYTSAIAMNSGWTWKIPMLGRFGSGYVFSSKFTSRDQATADFLNLWGLSDNQPLNQIKFRVGRNKRAWVNNCVSIGLSSCFLEPLESTGIYFIYAALYQLVKHFPDTSFDPRLSDAFNAEIVHMFDDCRDFVQAHYFTASREDTPFWLANRHELRLSDAIKEKVQRYKAGLPLTTTSFDDSTYYETFDYEFKNFWLNGNYYCIFAGLGMLPDRSLPLLQHRPESIEKAEAMFASIQREAERLRTSLPTNYDYLRSLREGDAGMSRSQPGPTLAAREIL encoded by the coding sequence ATGAACAAGCCGATCAAGAATATCGTCATCGTGGGCGGCGGCACTGCGGGCTGGATGGCCGCCTCGTACCTCGTCCGGGCGCTCCAACAGCAGGCGAACATTACGCTCATCGAGTCTGCGGCGATCCCCCGGATCGGCGTGGGCGAGGCGACCATCCCGAGTTTGCAGAAGGTGTTCTTCGACTTCCTCGGGATACCGGAGCGGGAGTGGATGCCCCAGGTGAACGGCGCGTTCAAGGCCGCGATCAAGTTCGTGAATTGGAGAAAGTCTCCCGACCACTCGCGTGACGATCACTTCTACCATTTGTTCGGCAACGTGCCGAACTGCGACGGCGTGCCGCTTACCCACTACTGGCTGCGCAAGCGCGAACAGGGCTTCCGGCTGCCGATGGAGTACGCCTGCTACCCGCAGCCCGGGGCGCTCGACGGCAAGCTGGCACCGTGCCTGGCCGACGGCACCCGGCAGATGTCCCACGCGTGGCACTTCGACGCGCACCTGGTGGCCGACTTCTTGAAGCGCTGGGCCGTCGAGCGCGGGGTGAACCGCGTGGTCGACGAGGTCGTGGAGGTTCGCCTGAACGACCGCGGCTACATCTCCAGCCTGTTCACCAAGGAGGGGCGGACGCTGGAGGCGGACCTGTTCATCGACTGCTCCGGCATGCGGGGGCTCCTGATCAATCAGGCCCTGAAGGAGCCCTTCATCGACATGTCCGACTACCTGCTGTGCGACAGCGCGGTCGCCAGCGCCGTGCCCAACGACGACGCGCGCGAGGGGGTCGAGCCGTACACCTCCGCGATCGCCATGAACTCGGGGTGGACCTGGAAGATTCCGATGCTGGGTCGGTTCGGCAGCGGCTACGTCTTCTCGAGCAAGTTCACCTCGCGCGACCAGGCCACCGCCGACTTCCTCAACCTCTGGGGCCTCTCGGACAATCAGCCGCTCAACCAGATCAAGTTCCGGGTCGGGCGCAACAAGCGGGCGTGGGTCAACAACTGTGTCTCGATCGGGCTGTCGTCGTGCTTTCTGGAGCCCCTGGAATCGACGGGCATCTACTTCATCTACGCGGCGCTTTACCAGCTCGTGAAGCACTTCCCCGACACCTCGTTCGACCCGCGGTTGAGCGACGCATTCAACGCCGAGATCGTCCACATGTTCGACGACTGCCGGGATTTCGTTCAGGCGCACTATTTCACCGCGTCGCGCGAAGACACCCCGTTCTGGCTGGCGAACCGGCACGAGCTGCGGCTCTCGGACGCCATCAAAGAGAAGGTTCAGCGCTACAAGGCTGGGCTGCCGCTGACCACCACGTCGTTCGACGATTCCACGTACTACGAGACCTTCGACTACGAATTCAAGAACTTCTGGTTGAACGGCAACTACTACTGCATCTTTGCCGGCCTGGGCATGCTGCCCGACCGGTCGCTGCCGCTCTTGCAGCACCGACCGGAGTCGATCGAGAAGGCCGAGGCGATGTTCGCCAGCATCCAGCGCGAGGCCGAGCGTCTGCGCACGAGCCTGCCGACGAACTACGACTACCTGCGGTCGCTGCGTGAGGGCGACGCGGGGATGTCTCGCAGCCAACCCGGACCGACGCTCGCGGCGCGGGAAATCCTCTAG
- a CDS encoding monodechloroaminopyrrolnitrin synthase PrnB family protein, translated as MERTLDRVSAFAATHAAVAACDPLQARSLVLQLPGLNRNKDVPGIVGLLREFLPARGVPSGWGFVEAAAAMRDIGFFLGSLKRHGHEPADVVPGLEPVLLDLARATDLPPRETLLHVTVWNPAAADAQRSYTGLPDEAHLLESVRISMATLEAAIAVTVELSEVPLRSPAFAPGCDELAAYLQKMVESIVYAYRFISPQVFYDELRPFYEPIRVGGQSYLGPGAVEMPLFVLEHVLWGSQSDDQVYREFKETYLPYVLPAYRAVYARFAGRPALIDRVLSEARVGARGEPVRAGLAALERVFKVLLRFRAPHLKLAERAYEVGRSGPTTGSGGYAPSMLGDLLTLTFAARSRIRAVLDES; from the coding sequence GTGGAACGCACCTTGGACCGGGTGTCCGCATTCGCGGCCACGCACGCTGCCGTGGCGGCCTGCGATCCACTACAGGCGCGCTCGCTCGTTCTGCAACTGCCGGGCCTGAACCGTAACAAGGACGTGCCCGGCATCGTCGGCCTGCTGCGCGAGTTCCTCCCGGCGCGCGGCGTGCCTTCCGGCTGGGGCTTCGTCGAAGCCGCCGCCGCGATGCGCGACATCGGGTTCTTCCTGGGGTCGCTCAAGCGGCACGGACATGAGCCCGCGGACGTGGTGCCCGGGCTTGAGCCGGTGCTGCTCGACTTGGCACGCGCGACCGACCTGCCGCCGCGCGAGACGCTCCTGCATGTGACGGTCTGGAACCCCGCGGCGGCCGACGCGCAGCGGAGTTACACCGGGCTGCCCGACGAAGCGCACCTGCTCGAGAGCGTGCGCATCTCGATGGCGACCCTCGAGGCGGCCATCGCGGTGACCGTCGAACTGTCCGAGGTGCCCCTGCGGTCGCCCGCGTTCGCGCCAGGGTGCGACGAGCTGGCAGCCTATCTGCAGAAAATGGTCGAATCGATCGTCTACGCGTACCGCTTCATCTCGCCGCAGGTCTTCTACGATGAGCTCCGCCCCTTCTACGAACCGATTCGAGTCGGGGGCCAGAGCTACCTCGGCCCCGGTGCCGTAGAAATGCCCCTCTTCGTGCTGGAGCACGTCCTGTGGGGCTCGCAATCGGACGACCAGGTTTATCGAGAATTCAAGGAGACGTACCTGCCCTATGTGCTTCCCGCGTACAGGGCGGTCTACGCTCGGTTCGCCGGGCGGCCGGCGCTCATCGACCGCGTGCTCAGCGAAGCGCGGGTCGGTGCGCGGGGCGAGCCCGTCCGGGCTGGGCTGGCAGCCCTCGAGCGGGTCTTCAAGGTCTTGCTGCGCTTCCGGGCGCCTCACCTCAAATTGGCGGAGCGGGCGTACGAAGTCGGTCGAAGCGGCCCCACAACCGGCAGCGGGGGGTACGCGCCCAGCATGCTCGGCGATCTACTCACGCTCACGTTTGCCGCGCGGTCCCGCATCCGCGCCGTGCTCGACGAATCCTGA